A genomic window from Tolypothrix sp. PCC 7910 includes:
- a CDS encoding cytochrome c biogenesis protein CcdA, whose translation MLETLQIQLYKLEQFANALVSNQLGHLSVVSVGVIFAAGLLTSLTPCMLSMLPITIGYIGGYEAKSRLQAAAQSTWFALGLATTLAGLGIVAAFVGKVYGQVGMGLPIIVSIIAILMGLNLLEALPLQFPSLGETNWISQDLPPGVRSYLIGLTFGLVASPCSTPVLASLLGWVANTQDLILGAVLLIAYTAGYVAPLILAGTFTAAIKRLLELRRWSGWINPVSGVLLVGFGVFSLISRIPFGSF comes from the coding sequence ATGCTTGAGACTTTGCAAATCCAACTTTACAAACTAGAACAATTTGCCAATGCCCTAGTCTCTAATCAGCTGGGACACCTCAGCGTGGTGAGTGTTGGCGTTATTTTCGCGGCTGGTTTACTTACCAGTCTCACGCCCTGTATGCTTTCTATGCTGCCAATTACCATTGGCTATATCGGCGGTTATGAAGCTAAAAGTCGTCTGCAAGCTGCCGCCCAATCAACTTGGTTTGCGCTAGGATTAGCCACCACATTAGCAGGGTTAGGGATAGTAGCGGCTTTTGTGGGTAAAGTTTACGGTCAAGTGGGAATGGGTTTGCCGATAATTGTCAGTATTATTGCCATTCTCATGGGGCTGAACTTGCTGGAAGCACTACCTCTGCAGTTTCCCTCTTTAGGTGAAACAAATTGGATTTCCCAAGATTTACCCCCAGGAGTGCGTTCCTACTTAATAGGTTTAACTTTCGGTTTAGTTGCGTCACCTTGTAGTACCCCAGTTTTAGCCAGCTTGCTGGGTTGGGTGGCGAATACTCAAGACTTAATTTTAGGTGCGGTGTTGCTCATTGCTTACACAGCAGGTTATGTCGCACCATTAATTTTGGCAGGTACATTTACAGCAGCAATTAAAAGGCTGCTGGAATTACGCCGCTGGTCTGGTTGGATTAATCCAGTTAGCGGTGTGCTGTTAGTTGGGTTTGGTGTATTTTCCTTAATTTCGCGGATTCCGTTTGGAAGTTTTTAA
- a CDS encoding DUF4336 domain-containing protein, with translation MLKAIDTDIWVAEQPLKYFGLEVGKRMTVIRLSSNKLMVISPIKIDNSTINDLNQLGEVIYIIVPNLSRSAKLKITG, from the coding sequence ATGCTAAAAGCAATTGATACTGACATTTGGGTTGCGGAACAACCCCTAAAATATTTTGGCTTGGAAGTAGGAAAGAGGATGACTGTGATTCGTCTGAGCAGCAATAAATTAATGGTGATATCACCAATTAAGATTGATAACTCAACTATCAATGATCTCAATCAATTGGGAGAAGTAATTTACATTATTGTTCCTAACTTAAGTAGGTCGGCGAAATTAAAGATAACTGGCTGA
- a CDS encoding gamma-glutamyl-gamma-aminobutyrate hydrolase family protein, giving the protein MSRKLKNALIGITTYGRKDALPFSLPSAYIDAVRAAGGTPILLPPGETEPARLLEPLDGLIISGGGDINPVWYNGSDHPSIYSVDGDRDVFELQLAKFALEHHLPVFGICRGLQILIVAAGGTLIPHLPEVYGTSVLHRLDPEPGRRLSTEHMVKISAESRLANCVQNTHISVVSWHHQAVHQVPPGWRVVAHALEDEVIEAVEHEDHPWAIGVQWHPELSANDPNHQRIFQAFIQATYTQQRLLIA; this is encoded by the coding sequence ATGAGTAGAAAATTAAAAAATGCCTTGATTGGGATTACAACTTATGGGCGCAAAGACGCATTACCATTTTCTTTACCCAGTGCTTACATAGATGCTGTCCGCGCCGCTGGTGGGACTCCCATATTATTACCACCAGGAGAAACTGAGCCAGCCAGGCTATTAGAACCACTAGATGGATTGATTATCTCTGGTGGTGGAGATATTAACCCTGTGTGGTACAACGGCTCTGACCACCCTAGCATTTATTCTGTGGATGGCGATCGCGATGTCTTTGAACTGCAACTAGCTAAGTTTGCCCTTGAGCATCATTTGCCTGTATTTGGTATCTGTCGGGGTTTGCAAATTCTCATTGTTGCTGCTGGCGGTACTCTCATTCCCCATTTACCAGAAGTATATGGTACGTCAGTTTTGCATCGTCTAGATCCTGAACCTGGAAGGCGTTTATCAACAGAACACATGGTCAAAATTAGTGCCGAAAGCCGTTTAGCTAACTGTGTACAAAATACTCACATATCTGTAGTGTCTTGGCACCACCAAGCTGTACACCAAGTACCCCCAGGATGGCGTGTTGTTGCTCATGCTTTAGAAGATGAAGTCATTGAAGCTGTAGAACATGAAGATCATCCTTGGGCTATTGGCGTGCAATGGCATCCGGAGCTTTCAGCCAATGATCCAAATCACCAAAGAATATTTCAAGCTTTTATCCAAGCAACTTATACTCAACAACGTTTATTAATAGCTTGA
- a CDS encoding MAPEG family protein: MMVLIPISTFFIGCHGLLALFLSYLVAMERTRTRIWHGASPGEVASQPNYLDRPNAWAQFVEKITQQFIVAKNMEDGALQRTMRAYGNFTEYVPLGLMFLIALELMQAERVLLWVLGTLLIVARIAHAWGLIQTYGPSPGRAIGFFGTWVVYVVGSMACLYYSVQKF; this comes from the coding sequence ATGATGGTTCTTATTCCTATTTCAACCTTCTTTATTGGCTGTCATGGGCTACTTGCCTTATTTTTGTCATATCTAGTGGCAATGGAACGCACTCGTACTCGGATTTGGCATGGTGCATCTCCAGGTGAGGTTGCATCACAACCCAATTACTTAGATCGTCCTAATGCTTGGGCACAGTTTGTGGAAAAAATAACACAACAGTTTATCGTAGCCAAAAATATGGAAGATGGGGCTTTGCAACGTACTATGCGAGCGTATGGTAACTTTACAGAATACGTACCCCTGGGTCTGATGTTCCTGATTGCCCTAGAGTTAATGCAGGCGGAGAGGGTACTGTTGTGGGTGCTAGGTACTCTGTTAATAGTTGCGCGGATTGCTCATGCTTGGGGATTAATACAGACTTATGGCCCATCGCCAGGTAGAGCAATCGGTTTCTTTGGCACTTGGGTCGTTTATGTAGTCGGTAGTATGGCTTGTCTTTACTACAGTGTGCAGAAATTTTGA
- a CDS encoding cytochrome c biogenesis protein: MTTDNSTTTELSWWSIPGRFLRREFLPVLTDLRLAIALLLLIALFSISGTVIEQGQSPAFYQANYPEHPALFGFLSWKVIQVVGLDHVYRTWWFLSLLVLFGTSLTACTFTRQLPALKAAQRWKYYEEPRQFQKLALSAELDTGSLDSLIPILQKQRYKIFQEKDDILYARKGIVGRIGPIIVHIGIVTILLGGIWGAMTGFMAQEMVASGDTFQVKNIVDAGPLAASQVPKDWSVRVNRFWINYTPTGGIDQFYSDMSVLNQQGEEVDHKKIFVNEPLRYHGVTFYQTDWGLAGVRIQFNNSPIFQLPMAQLDTNGAGRIWGTWIPTKPDLSEGVSLIAKDLQGMVLIYDATGKLIDTVRAGMSTQVNGVTLKILEVIGSTGLQIKADPGIPIVYTGFALLMLGVVMSYFSHSQIWALQKGDRLFVGGKTNRAQVAFEQQVLEILDNLSNHTNDEPVITQPRSS; encoded by the coding sequence ATGACAACAGACAATTCCACGACCACAGAATTAAGTTGGTGGTCAATACCTGGGCGCTTTTTGCGGCGAGAGTTTTTACCTGTACTGACAGATTTACGATTAGCGATCGCGCTTTTACTGCTGATCGCACTATTTAGTATTAGCGGTACTGTCATCGAACAAGGTCAGTCACCTGCATTTTATCAGGCTAACTATCCAGAACACCCTGCTTTATTTGGTTTCCTCAGTTGGAAAGTAATTCAAGTAGTGGGATTAGACCATGTATATCGTACTTGGTGGTTTCTTAGCTTACTAGTTTTATTTGGTACTAGTTTGACAGCTTGTACTTTTACGCGCCAACTTCCCGCCTTAAAAGCTGCTCAAAGGTGGAAATATTATGAAGAACCGCGACAATTTCAAAAATTAGCTTTGAGTGCGGAACTAGATACAGGTTCCTTAGATAGCCTCATCCCCATATTACAAAAACAGCGTTATAAAATTTTTCAAGAAAAAGACGATATTCTTTACGCCCGTAAAGGAATAGTGGGACGCATTGGGCCGATTATCGTTCATATCGGCATCGTCACTATTTTATTAGGGGGAATTTGGGGGGCAATGACTGGGTTTATGGCCCAAGAAATGGTTGCTAGCGGCGATACATTTCAAGTAAAAAATATTGTAGATGCCGGGCCTTTGGCAGCATCTCAAGTTCCCAAAGATTGGTCTGTCAGAGTTAATCGATTTTGGATTAACTACACCCCCACAGGTGGAATTGACCAGTTTTATTCAGATATGTCTGTTTTAAATCAGCAAGGGGAAGAAGTTGACCACAAAAAGATTTTTGTCAACGAACCTTTGCGTTATCATGGTGTCACTTTTTATCAAACAGATTGGGGACTGGCGGGGGTTCGCATTCAATTTAATAACAGCCCCATTTTTCAATTGCCAATGGCACAATTAGATACCAATGGTGCAGGGCGAATTTGGGGTACTTGGATTCCCACAAAACCAGATTTAAGCGAAGGTGTGTCTTTAATCGCCAAAGATTTACAAGGGATGGTGTTAATTTACGATGCCACTGGTAAGTTAATTGATACCGTCCGTGCCGGAATGTCTACCCAAGTGAATGGCGTAACCCTAAAAATTTTAGAAGTCATCGGGAGTACTGGCTTACAAATCAAAGCCGATCCAGGGATTCCCATTGTGTACACTGGTTTTGCTTTACTGATGTTGGGTGTAGTGATGAGTTACTTTTCCCACTCGCAAATTTGGGCATTACAAAAAGGCGATCGCCTTTTTGTTGGTGGTAAAACTAATCGCGCCCAAGTTGCTTTTGAACAGCAAGTTTTGGAAATTTTAGATAACTTGAGTAATCATACAAATGATGAGCCAGTAATTACTCAACCTCGGTCAAGTTAA
- a CDS encoding helix-turn-helix domain-containing protein yields MNLLKEFLFNPPERKIPLDEPPLETLPQWGHWLETPEMMVAIIPPGHLEVNIRSPLNLVVTSFGETQGIAAFNSDRLQPYQALPGGFDIVPNGTTYSSVEDAACFVAFGYSQSFLERIVQVEAEGQTIELQPGQIPKTHWGLSVAIAIQEFFDNGQTGGAFYLESVATAVLAQIIYRRSNFCGRFKRPPEFLEPNLFKVVLEYIRAHLSQELSLNQIAATIGFSPYHFARAFQVTTGLSPYQYILRCRLEFAQQLLRTQKLPLAQVAVAAGFGNQSHMTSVFKRMLHTTPKRYQQEISSV; encoded by the coding sequence ATGAATCTGCTCAAAGAGTTTTTGTTCAATCCCCCAGAACGCAAAATCCCTCTGGATGAACCCCCGTTAGAAACTCTACCTCAGTGGGGACACTGGCTAGAAACACCAGAAATGATGGTAGCAATTATTCCCCCAGGACATTTAGAAGTCAATATTCGTTCACCACTTAACCTTGTAGTCACAAGTTTTGGGGAAACTCAGGGAATTGCTGCCTTCAATAGCGATCGCCTGCAACCTTACCAAGCGCTACCAGGAGGTTTTGATATTGTGCCGAATGGTACTACTTATAGTTCGGTAGAAGATGCTGCTTGTTTTGTGGCGTTTGGATATTCTCAATCTTTTCTTGAGCGCATAGTCCAAGTTGAAGCCGAAGGACAGACAATTGAATTACAGCCAGGGCAAATTCCTAAAACTCATTGGGGTTTGAGTGTTGCGATCGCTATACAAGAGTTTTTTGATAATGGACAAACTGGTGGTGCATTTTACTTAGAATCAGTCGCCACGGCAGTTTTGGCACAGATCATTTACCGCCGTTCAAACTTCTGTGGAAGGTTTAAACGTCCACCAGAATTTTTGGAGCCAAACTTATTCAAGGTTGTCTTAGAATACATTAGAGCGCATTTATCCCAAGAACTGAGCCTGAACCAAATTGCTGCCACAATAGGATTTAGCCCCTATCATTTTGCTCGCGCATTTCAAGTTACAACTGGACTGTCTCCTTATCAATATATCCTTCGGTGTCGCTTGGAATTTGCCCAACAATTATTACGCACTCAAAAGCTGCCCCTAGCACAAGTAGCAGTAGCAGCAGGATTTGGCAACCAGAGTCACATGACATCTGTGTTTAAACGAATGCTACATACAACTCCGAAGCGTTATCAGCAAGAGATAAGTAGTGTTTAG
- a CDS encoding DUF4336 domain-containing protein → MAYLYHHLFVADFQLYYPHAKLLAVSGLESKRPDLQIDKIISNQSISVIDEVEYVLIEGFNTVDINGYSPLNECVFFHARSQTLIVTDIVFHFDEQCAPRTKLIAKMFGNYKQLRPSLLEKLATKDKIKVKRSMQQMLSWDFQRIIMAHGSIIEQNAKPQLKAGYEWFLEITL, encoded by the coding sequence CTGGCTTACTTATATCATCATCTATTTGTTGCAGACTTTCAGCTTTACTACCCCCATGCAAAACTATTAGCAGTATCTGGACTGGAGAGCAAACGACCAGATTTGCAGATTGACAAAATTATTAGCAATCAAAGCATTTCTGTGATTGATGAAGTTGAGTATGTCTTAATAGAAGGATTCAACACAGTTGATATCAATGGATATTCACCACTCAATGAATGCGTCTTTTTTCATGCCAGAAGCCAGACTTTGATTGTCACTGATATAGTTTTTCATTTTGATGAGCAATGTGCACCAAGGACAAAGTTAATAGCTAAAATGTTTGGCAATTACAAACAACTTCGTCCATCATTATTGGAGAAATTAGCAACTAAAGATAAAATCAAAGTCAAGCGTTCAATGCAACAGATGCTCAGTTGGGATTTTCAACGAATCATCATGGCGCATGGCAGCATAATTGAACAAAATGCTAAACCTCAGTTGAAAGCAGGTTATGAGTGGTTTTTAGAAATAACCTTGTAA
- a CDS encoding NB-ARC domain-containing protein, with the protein MSQVVLSGKLFSVTKSYVGWIATNQMNQQQLNETFLKLTPRRQEVLRLVLAGELDDDAIAQVLSIKPATVRKYLERLYRAFDVSKKSELVTLFAKYKPEFISASPSKTIPAAQITNADSKQDLGEQDLGEAPDTVTFYGRTQELDTLTQWIVNEHCRMIALLGMGGLGKTALSVRLAQTLKPEFDYIIWRSLRETPKLSTLLDSIIKFLSNQEEINSTDDIYEKIACLIEHFRSCRCLLILDNFESILADGMQEQYRDEYQEYSILIQRIGELQHQSCLVLTSRIKPQEIAVQEGEHLPIRSLLLHGLENQEAIKVLADKRLFGSDEEMQQLIGLYSGNPLALKIVSTFIQDLFSGNISEFLSQEIALTPFVGIESLLDKQFNHLSALEQEIMYWLAINREPVSVNELFDDISEKPIYIDVINALEKLKRSSLIEAIDGKFTLQNVVMEFMTGLLIRYVSAELNSGKFHIFNQYALIKATTKDYVRNCQTQLILKPIAKNINNVKQQLVKLINKENKTIRDLPKGYAVGNILNLLLYYNYNLSGLDLSHLTVWQAYLRGADLRNVKFIGADLNKSRFTEAFGTVLAVAYNPKKAIIALGDTKSKIRLRDANGHQLLTLEGHTNWIRSVAFSPDGEILASGSDDKTVRLWNTQTGQFLKKLEGHEQRVWSVAFSPDGKTVASSSEDKTVRLWDIHTGKCWKILEKHTHWVRGVAFSPDGKILASGSSDRTVILWDAHTGNYIRTLEGQHTARVRTVAFSADGKILASGSDDHTIRLWDIDSGKYLKTLSGHTERVRSLAFSPAANSRILASASEDYKVILWDINANKRHRILSEHTEKVWSVTFTDPEGKTLISSSDDKTVKLWDAHTGECLKTLQGYTDWAWSLVFHPSSNILISGNDDKTIKLWNLDTEEAKSLAGHTNRIRAVALSPDSSLIASGSDDRTIRLWDVETGQHRKTFVDHFDRVLTVAFSPNNRYLASGGDDKILRIWNIHTGEYRQTQDNHKNWLWSVTFSPDSSILASGSEDCTIKFWDVETGKCLQTLYGHRGWVRSVRFSPDGNTLVSGSEDNTVRLWDVATGKCIQTLEGKTGWVRTVAFSPQGRFVASAGGNPVVEIWDIKTAQLYQTLSGHQERIWSVVFSADGQTLASSSEDGTIMLWHTETGELRKSLKSPRLYEGMDITDVVNLTAAQIKTLKSLGAQKNNE; encoded by the coding sequence GTGTCACAAGTTGTTTTAAGCGGTAAGCTATTCTCAGTCACTAAATCCTATGTTGGGTGGATAGCCACAAACCAGATGAATCAACAACAGTTGAACGAAACCTTCTTGAAACTAACACCACGCCGCCAAGAGGTATTGCGTTTAGTTTTGGCTGGGGAGTTAGACGATGATGCGATCGCCCAAGTACTCAGCATTAAACCAGCAACCGTCAGAAAATACTTAGAAAGGCTCTACCGAGCATTTGATGTCAGTAAAAAATCTGAGTTAGTCACTTTGTTTGCCAAATACAAACCAGAATTCATCAGTGCATCCCCTAGCAAGACCATACCAGCAGCCCAAATAACAAACGCCGATAGTAAACAAGATTTAGGAGAACAGGATTTAGGAGAAGCACCGGATACTGTCACATTTTACGGACGTACTCAGGAATTAGATACTCTTACGCAATGGATCGTCAACGAGCATTGTCGGATGATTGCATTGCTGGGAATGGGTGGACTGGGAAAAACCGCTTTATCTGTAAGATTAGCCCAAACACTCAAGCCAGAGTTTGATTACATTATCTGGCGTAGTCTGCGAGAGACACCCAAGCTGAGTACATTACTTGATAGCATCATTAAATTCTTATCGAATCAAGAAGAAATTAATTCTACAGATGATATTTATGAAAAAATCGCCTGTCTGATTGAACATTTTCGCTCTTGCCGTTGTTTATTAATATTAGATAATTTTGAATCAATTCTTGCTGATGGTATGCAAGAACAGTATCGTGATGAATATCAAGAATATAGTATTTTAATTCAGCGGATTGGTGAATTACAGCATCAAAGTTGTTTAGTGCTCACAAGTCGTATTAAACCTCAAGAAATTGCGGTGCAAGAAGGTGAGCATTTACCAATTCGTTCTTTATTGCTGCATGGCTTGGAAAATCAAGAAGCTATCAAAGTTTTGGCAGATAAAAGACTTTTTGGCTCAGATGAAGAAATGCAGCAATTAATCGGATTATACAGTGGTAATCCTTTAGCCTTAAAAATAGTCTCTACGTTTATTCAAGACTTATTTAGCGGAAATATTTCGGAATTTTTATCCCAAGAAATTGCCCTTACTCCTTTTGTGGGAATAGAAAGCTTATTAGATAAGCAATTTAATCACTTATCGGCATTAGAACAAGAAATTATGTACTGGTTGGCAATTAATCGTGAACCAGTGTCAGTGAATGAATTATTTGACGATATTTCTGAGAAACCAATATATATTGATGTGATTAATGCCTTAGAAAAACTGAAACGCTCATCACTCATCGAAGCAATTGATGGCAAATTCACGTTGCAAAATGTCGTGATGGAATTTATGACTGGGCTTCTCATCCGCTATGTGAGTGCAGAGCTAAACTCAGGTAAATTTCACATTTTTAATCAGTACGCCTTAATTAAAGCTACTACTAAAGATTATGTCAGAAATTGCCAAACCCAATTAATTCTCAAACCCATTGCTAAAAATATTAATAATGTTAAGCAGCAATTAGTTAAATTAATCAATAAAGAGAATAAAACAATTAGAGATTTACCCAAAGGATATGCTGTCGGTAATATCTTGAATTTATTACTTTATTACAACTACAATTTATCTGGGCTAGATCTATCACATTTAACTGTATGGCAAGCATACCTCCGGGGTGCAGATTTAAGGAATGTGAAATTTATTGGTGCAGATTTAAATAAATCTCGATTTACTGAAGCTTTTGGCACTGTTTTGGCAGTAGCATATAACCCTAAAAAAGCAATAATTGCTTTGGGTGATACTAAAAGTAAAATTCGTCTTAGAGATGCTAATGGGCATCAATTGCTAACTTTAGAAGGACATACAAATTGGATTAGATCAGTAGCTTTTAGTCCTGATGGAGAAATTTTAGCGAGTGGTAGTGATGATAAAACCGTCAGATTATGGAATACCCAAACTGGACAATTTTTGAAAAAATTAGAAGGACATGAACAAAGAGTCTGGTCTGTAGCATTTAGCCCAGATGGAAAAACTGTAGCTAGTAGTAGCGAAGATAAAACTGTCAGACTATGGGATATCCATACTGGTAAATGCTGGAAAATTTTAGAAAAACATACTCATTGGGTAAGGGGAGTTGCTTTTAGTCCTGATGGCAAAATTTTAGCCAGTGGTAGTAGTGACAGGACAGTAATTTTGTGGGATGCACATACAGGTAATTACATCAGAACTCTAGAAGGACAACATACAGCACGGGTACGTACAGTTGCCTTTAGTGCTGATGGTAAAATTTTAGCTAGTGGTAGTGATGACCACACAATTAGACTTTGGGATATTGATAGCGGTAAATATCTTAAAACTTTATCAGGACATACCGAAAGAGTGCGATCGCTAGCTTTTAGCCCAGCAGCAAATTCTCGCATTTTGGCTAGCGCCAGTGAAGACTATAAAGTAATTTTGTGGGATATTAATGCCAACAAACGCCACCGAATTTTATCAGAACATACAGAGAAAGTTTGGTCTGTAACTTTTACAGACCCTGAAGGCAAAACCTTAATCAGTAGTAGCGATGATAAAACTGTTAAACTTTGGGATGCTCATACAGGTGAATGCCTAAAAACTCTTCAAGGTTACACAGATTGGGCTTGGTCTTTAGTTTTTCATCCCAGTAGTAACATCTTAATTAGTGGTAACGATGACAAAACCATTAAACTTTGGAACTTAGATACTGAGGAAGCTAAATCTTTAGCAGGACATACTAATAGAATTCGTGCCGTTGCTTTAAGTCCTGATAGTAGTTTAATTGCCAGTGGTAGCGACGACCGAACTATTAGATTATGGGATGTTGAAACTGGTCAACATCGCAAAACTTTTGTAGATCATTTTGACCGGGTTCTGACTGTTGCTTTTAGTCCCAATAATCGTTATTTAGCCAGTGGTGGCGATGACAAAATATTAAGAATCTGGAATATCCATACAGGTGAATATCGCCAAACCCAAGATAATCATAAAAACTGGCTCTGGTCTGTAACTTTTAGTCCAGATAGCAGCATTTTAGCTAGTGGTAGTGAAGACTGCACAATCAAATTTTGGGATGTAGAGACAGGTAAATGCTTGCAAACTCTTTATGGTCACCGTGGATGGGTGCGGTCTGTACGTTTTAGCCCCGATGGTAATACCCTTGTGAGTGGTAGCGAAGACAACACAGTTAGGCTCTGGGATGTAGCTACAGGTAAATGTATCCAAACCTTAGAAGGAAAAACTGGATGGGTGCGGACTGTTGCTTTTAGCCCCCAAGGTCGTTTTGTCGCCAGTGCAGGGGGAAACCCCGTTGTGGAAATTTGGGATATCAAAACCGCTCAACTCTACCAAACTTTGAGCGGACATCAAGAAAGAATCTGGTCTGTAGTCTTTAGTGCTGATGGTCAAACTCTGGCCAGTAGTAGTGAAGATGGCACGATTATGCTTTGGCATACAGAAACAGGAGAACTGAGGAAATCACTGAAATCTCCCCGACTTTACGAAGGTATGGATATAACAGATGTGGTTAATCTCACCGCCGCACAAATAAAAACTTTAAAAAGTTTAGGAGCTCAGAAAAACAATGAGTAG
- a CDS encoding transposase family protein, with amino-acid sequence MISIFDYIQKYPRRAKQLLGISYDQFTDLVNYAKNSHEEEQLKLEQKKVRIHRRGGGRKELLSIPEQVCLCLFYLRQIPTFEVLGIMFGISKTLSNDTFHYWRKILRKILPSSLIEQVENKEGDLLIIQEILTNFKLLVDSVEQPIDRPSDNEEQKKFFSGKKKQHTIKNQIVSLPEGKDIIDVTVGSPGPTADIKLFREQQTKFDEKQEFTGDKAYQGGNNITTPHKKKRKQQLNEQQKEENKALSSKRIFVEHLIRIVKIFQVASQRFRLNADVYNEIVLLVCGLVRLRIGTFVLPNSAIN; translated from the coding sequence ATGATTAGTATATTTGATTATATACAAAAGTATCCACGAAGAGCAAAGCAACTTTTGGGGATTAGTTATGACCAATTTACTGACCTTGTAAACTATGCTAAAAACAGTCATGAAGAAGAACAACTCAAATTGGAACAGAAGAAAGTTAGAATACATCGTCGTGGAGGTGGACGCAAAGAATTATTATCCATCCCAGAACAAGTATGTTTGTGCTTGTTTTATCTGAGACAAATACCCACATTTGAAGTTTTAGGAATAATGTTTGGTATATCAAAAACTTTATCTAATGATACTTTTCATTACTGGAGAAAAATATTACGTAAGATTCTCCCTTCTAGTTTAATAGAGCAAGTAGAAAATAAAGAAGGAGATTTGCTCATTATACAAGAAATATTAACGAATTTTAAGTTGCTAGTTGATAGCGTAGAACAGCCTATAGATAGACCATCTGACAACGAAGAACAGAAAAAGTTCTTTTCGGGAAAGAAAAAACAGCATACTATAAAAAACCAGATAGTTTCCTTGCCAGAGGGAAAAGATATTATTGATGTTACAGTAGGCTCTCCAGGGCCAACAGCAGACATAAAATTATTTAGAGAGCAACAAACAAAATTTGATGAAAAACAAGAATTTACGGGAGATAAAGCGTATCAAGGTGGGAATAATATTACTACCCCTCATAAGAAGAAAAGAAAACAACAATTAAATGAACAACAAAAAGAAGAAAATAAAGCTCTATCAAGTAAGCGTATATTTGTTGAGCATTTAATACGTATTGTAAAAATTTTCCAAGTGGCATCACAAAGATTTAGATTAAATGCTGATGTTTATAATGAAATAGTTTTGTTAGTTTGTGGTCTAGTAAGACTGCGAATTGGCACTTTCGTATTACCGAATAGCGCCATAAATTAG
- a CDS encoding SDR family oxidoreductase, whose protein sequence is MSTALITGASSGIGRAFAQELAARNTNLVLVARSQEKLHQLTQEIQKNYQVQIEVIVKDLTEPNAAQAVFAATQAKGLSIDLLINNAGFGDYGEFASSDGEKQVKIVQLNILSLVDLTHKFLPLMRQRQSGSIINVSSITAFQPMPYLSVYAASKAFILSFSQALWAENRPYGIRVLVTCPGPIETNFFAEANFPPTLAGNTNQMFTSEEVVQASLKALENWQPTVVIGDVKTQIRTTLARVVPRKILLNMLARSFKS, encoded by the coding sequence ATGTCAACTGCTTTAATTACAGGTGCCTCTAGTGGTATTGGTAGAGCCTTTGCCCAAGAACTAGCTGCACGCAATACAAATCTTGTTTTAGTGGCGCGTTCTCAAGAAAAACTGCATCAACTTACTCAAGAAATCCAAAAAAATTATCAAGTTCAAATTGAAGTTATAGTTAAAGATTTAACAGAGCCTAATGCTGCTCAAGCGGTTTTTGCAGCCACCCAAGCCAAGGGATTATCTATTGACTTATTAATTAATAATGCTGGGTTTGGTGATTATGGTGAATTTGCTAGCTCTGATGGTGAAAAGCAAGTAAAGATAGTGCAATTAAATATTTTATCTTTAGTAGACTTAACCCATAAATTTCTACCTTTGATGCGGCAACGTCAATCAGGTAGCATTATTAATGTATCTTCAATTACGGCATTTCAGCCGATGCCTTATCTTTCGGTTTATGCTGCAAGCAAAGCTTTTATTCTCAGTTTTAGTCAAGCATTATGGGCAGAAAATCGCCCTTATGGTATTCGTGTTCTTGTTACTTGTCCAGGGCCGATAGAAACTAACTTTTTTGCCGAAGCTAATTTCCCTCCCACTTTAGCAGGTAACACAAATCAAATGTTTACTAGTGAAGAAGTAGTACAAGCTTCTTTAAAAGCTTTGGAAAATTGGCAACCAACCGTTGTAATTGGCGATGTGAAAACTCAAATTAGAACTACATTAGCTAGAGTAGTACCAAGAAAAATTCTGCTAAATATGTTAGCAAGAAGCTTTAAATCTTAA